One part of the Dyadobacter sp. 676 genome encodes these proteins:
- a CDS encoding proline dehydrogenase family protein, with protein MKLLSQHRMPAQQYEFECLLGIASDQLIELMHAGHPAKIYIVYGQEWHLYLCNRIAENPMNLFLALEDIIPN; from the coding sequence GTGAAACTGCTTTCGCAGCACCGGATGCCTGCACAACAATATGAATTCGAATGCCTGCTGGGCATCGCGTCCGACCAACTTATCGAGCTGATGCATGCCGGCCATCCGGCCAAAATCTACATAGTTTACGGCCAAGAGTGGCATCTTTACCTGTGCAACCGCATCGCCGAAAACCCGATGAACCTCTTCCTGGCACTGGAAGATATCATCCCAAACTGA
- a CDS encoding DUF1330 domain-containing protein, which translates to MLAELRRKYRAVGGRIRHTAGKWTPTYLVMIEFVDFDRANEWYDSAEYAALKARRPVAVQTDAIIFEGLS; encoded by the coding sequence ATCCTTGCGGAACTTCGGCGGAAATACCGGGCGGTGGGCGGAAGAATACGCCATACAGCGGGCAAATGGACGCCCACCTATCTGGTAATGATCGAATTCGTGGATTTCGATAGGGCTAACGAATGGTACGATTCGGCCGAATATGCCGCACTCAAAGCAAGGCGGCCTGTCGCGGTACAGACTGACGCTATTATATTTGAAGGGTTATCATGA
- a CDS encoding serine hydrolase domain-containing protein — protein MKKTAFILVFLFILQEAFSQYQKVNIPADSTLRRLMQEYKVPALAIGVIENSQVSQTKVLGELKKGTPAPPNAIFQVASLTKPVTEMATLRLVSKGLWDLDEPLFHYWTDPQVADDPRHQRLTTRHVISHQTGFVNWRWLHKSRQADLRF, from the coding sequence ATGAAGAAGACTGCTTTTATTCTTGTATTTCTGTTCATCTTACAGGAAGCTTTTTCACAATATCAGAAAGTGAACATTCCGGCAGATTCCACACTCAGAAGGCTCATGCAAGAATATAAGGTCCCGGCATTGGCGATTGGAGTGATCGAGAATAGCCAGGTTTCCCAGACAAAAGTGTTAGGCGAACTGAAAAAGGGAACGCCGGCCCCTCCAAATGCTATTTTTCAGGTGGCCTCGCTGACCAAGCCTGTTACCGAAATGGCGACTTTACGACTGGTCAGCAAGGGGCTATGGGATCTGGATGAACCACTGTTCCATTATTGGACAGATCCTCAGGTAGCCGATGACCCACGTCATCAACGATTAACAACCAGGCACGTTATCTCACATCAAACGGGATTTGTGAATTGGCGATGGTTACACAAGAGCCGGCAAGCTGACCTTCGATTTTGA
- a CDS encoding DUF6882 domain-containing protein codes for MDYDSFAKECIVKLTALQKQLSDEFDLNGYANWFYNQATGLLTFSTGETELNFKFFQVGSFSHKSGTWMWSWHNENTLRNAKETTMQVKDFGTEHNFAKLTEGRFSSDEFEAWEFTAIAAKLTNAIGAYRPVNEEGLKVFLVMTEFVDNETAKSIKDKYIECGDHEYRRVAFVCQHLNFTTRVGFEESFETYEGMELSDEDDFQAWCNECEVVRVAEDGWNDNAMEFAKIRVVCEGCYFKMKALNLNRPIRIHRWIL; via the coding sequence ATGGATTATGACTCATTTGCAAAAGAATGTATCGTTAAGTTAACGGCTTTGCAGAAACAACTTAGTGACGAATTTGATCTTAACGGGTATGCAAACTGGTTTTACAATCAAGCTACGGGATTGCTGACCTTTTCCACCGGCGAAACAGAGCTCAATTTCAAATTTTTTCAGGTTGGAAGCTTCTCTCACAAGTCAGGTACCTGGATGTGGTCATGGCACAACGAAAACACGTTAAGAAATGCCAAAGAAACCACTATGCAAGTTAAGGATTTTGGGACCGAGCATAATTTTGCCAAATTAACGGAGGGCCGTTTCTCAAGCGATGAATTTGAGGCCTGGGAGTTCACCGCTATTGCAGCCAAACTAACAAATGCAATTGGTGCTTACAGGCCTGTCAACGAAGAAGGATTGAAGGTCTTTCTGGTAATGACAGAATTTGTTGACAACGAAACTGCTAAAAGCATCAAAGACAAGTACATAGAATGTGGCGATCACGAATACAGAAGAGTGGCGTTTGTGTGCCAGCATCTGAATTTCACTACCAGAGTTGGTTTCGAAGAATCCTTTGAAACTTATGAAGGAATGGAGCTATCGGATGAAGACGACTTTCAGGCATGGTGCAACGAATGTGAGGTTGTTAGAGTTGCAGAAGACGGCTGGAACGATAATGCAATGGAATTTGCAAAAATCAGAGTAGTTTGTGAAGGATGCTATTTCAAAATGAAGGCGCTGAACCTCAACCGCCCTATTCGAATACATCGATGGATACTATAA
- a CDS encoding serine hydrolase: MLRISRVFVVAFFIALVMAPASAQTTAQRLDRFVTKLIENKQFSGSILVAEEGKTVYRKSAGYAVFSKRVPNTQAISFPIASLSKTMTAIGILQLMEQGKLDINLPVATYLPSFPYAQITVRHLLSHTSGLPPYNAYLNPLRAKDSSKVFTNADFLPVVASGKNPLIYSPGEKGNYDNVNYIVLALLLERLSGLPYADYIQRYVLEPAGMKHTRFMPLAQQFNTDTIANFAYPHIYLRAYDDMPTRSNTVPYIRNYWKAFALTGFGDYISTIEDILLYDKALDENRLLKANTLREAHQPVLLTDGKPHPDLFGLGWEVESDTSMGQVVYHSGAAISLSCVMMRNLTRRQTVILFDNTHFNAHEVGTKLLKILNGQHVELPKKSLAHLYGQTLLKQGSTEARNELTRLKKDTLNYYLSEQEVNELGYAFLGNSNPYHLPESHKYGEALATFKLNIDLFPTSWNAYDSYGEALLVKGNKQEAAMMYEKSIKLNPDNKGGIKALEAIRNEN, from the coding sequence ATGTTACGCATTTCAAGAGTCTTTGTAGTTGCATTCTTCATCGCACTGGTAATGGCACCCGCTTCCGCGCAAACCACGGCTCAGCGGCTTGACCGGTTCGTCACCAAACTGATCGAAAACAAACAGTTCAGTGGTTCTATTCTCGTAGCGGAAGAAGGAAAAACAGTGTACCGGAAGTCGGCTGGATATGCTGTTTTTTCAAAGAGAGTTCCAAACACGCAGGCCATCTCCTTTCCGATTGCCTCCCTTTCCAAAACCATGACCGCAATCGGTATTCTGCAACTGATGGAACAGGGTAAGTTGGACATCAATCTTCCCGTTGCGACCTATTTGCCCAGTTTTCCATACGCGCAAATCACCGTTCGGCACCTGCTGTCGCACACATCAGGATTACCCCCTTATAATGCATACCTGAACCCGCTCCGGGCAAAAGATTCTAGCAAGGTATTCACCAATGCCGATTTTCTGCCCGTCGTGGCTTCGGGCAAGAACCCATTGATCTATTCACCGGGCGAAAAAGGCAACTACGACAACGTTAACTACATTGTTTTAGCCTTACTCCTCGAACGCCTATCAGGACTCCCTTATGCTGATTACATTCAGCGTTACGTGCTAGAACCTGCCGGTATGAAACACACACGGTTTATGCCACTAGCTCAACAATTCAACACAGATACCATAGCTAACTTCGCCTACCCACATATTTATCTGCGGGCCTACGATGACATGCCGACGCGTTCCAATACAGTTCCCTATATCAGAAATTATTGGAAAGCATTTGCCCTGACCGGATTCGGCGATTACATCAGCACGATTGAGGATATTCTGCTATATGACAAAGCCCTGGATGAAAACCGGTTGCTCAAGGCGAATACCTTACGGGAAGCCCACCAACCGGTACTTTTGACCGACGGGAAGCCGCATCCAGACCTTTTTGGTCTTGGTTGGGAAGTAGAGTCCGATACCAGTATGGGTCAGGTTGTTTACCATAGTGGAGCGGCTATCAGCCTAAGCTGTGTTATGATGCGTAACCTAACCAGGCGCCAAACGGTCATTCTCTTCGACAATACTCATTTCAATGCCCACGAAGTTGGCACCAAATTATTGAAGATATTGAATGGTCAGCACGTTGAATTGCCTAAAAAAAGCCTTGCGCACCTTTATGGGCAAACTCTCTTGAAACAAGGTTCGACCGAAGCCCGAAATGAACTAACCAGGCTGAAAAAAGACACACTAAATTATTATCTGAGCGAACAGGAGGTGAATGAGTTAGGATATGCTTTTTTAGGAAATAGCAATCCTTATCATTTGCCCGAATCACATAAGTACGGTGAGGCTTTGGCAACATTTAAACTCAACATTGACTTATTTCCAACAAGTTGGAACGCCTACGACAGCTACGGCGAAGCACTCCTGGTGAAGGGTAACAAGCAAGAAGCAGCTATGATGTACGAAAAGTCAATCAAGCTCAATCCCGATAACAAAGGTGGGATAAAAGCGCTTGAGGCCATCCGCAATGAGAACTGA
- a CDS encoding NADP-dependent oxidoreductase, giving the protein MKAMTINGHGGVENFAMALVPIPQIKDDEVLVRTKAISINPADTIVRSNKEVSWVFGSDQPLIPGWDISGEVVGVGARVTDFKMGDQVFGALRHPYIGRTYAEYVAAPASELAHKPADIGHQQAAASTLAALTALQPIQKIGIQAGDRVLVTAAGGGVGHFAVQFAKYFGAHVIALASKSKKDFVTSLGADEFVDYQQGRFEHRIADVDLVVEAVKQDGHIHRTMQVVKPGGSLISLWSHVSKEEKAEADRLNVKAFYNMVLSNGQDMKLIAKLLSEAKLVPHVAATYPLEAMADAHREIEKGHTQGKIVVSFE; this is encoded by the coding sequence ATGAAAGCAATGACAATTAATGGTCACGGAGGAGTTGAGAACTTCGCTATGGCACTGGTGCCTATTCCGCAGATCAAAGACGACGAGGTTCTGGTGCGGACTAAGGCAATCAGCATCAATCCGGCCGACACCATCGTCCGTAGCAACAAGGAAGTAAGCTGGGTGTTCGGCAGCGACCAGCCATTGATTCCCGGATGGGACATCTCTGGCGAGGTCGTTGGGGTCGGTGCCCGGGTTACTGATTTCAAAATGGGCGACCAGGTCTTCGGCGCTTTGCGGCACCCGTACATTGGACGGACTTATGCCGAATATGTAGCTGCCCCCGCGTCAGAGCTGGCACACAAACCCGCCGACATCGGCCATCAGCAGGCTGCCGCTTCCACTCTGGCTGCGCTGACCGCCCTGCAACCGATTCAGAAGATTGGCATCCAAGCGGGTGACCGGGTCCTGGTCACTGCCGCTGGCGGAGGTGTTGGACATTTTGCCGTCCAGTTCGCCAAATATTTTGGCGCGCATGTAATTGCCCTTGCATCGAAGTCAAAAAAGGACTTTGTAACCTCATTGGGTGCCGATGAATTTGTCGACTACCAGCAAGGCCGATTCGAGCACCGTATTGCTGATGTCGATCTTGTCGTAGAGGCGGTCAAACAGGATGGGCATATCCATAGAACCATGCAGGTCGTCAAGCCGGGTGGTTCATTGATCAGCCTTTGGTCGCATGTTAGCAAAGAAGAAAAAGCGGAGGCTGACCGCCTGAATGTGAAAGCATTCTATAATATGGTATTATCAAATGGACAGGACATGAAGCTCATTGCGAAACTGTTATCCGAAGCAAAACTCGTGCCGCATGTGGCAGCGACCTATCCGCTTGAAGCAATGGCCGATGCGCATCGGGAAATCGAAAAGGGGCACACCCAAGGAAAAATTGTAGTCTCTTTTGAGTAA
- a CDS encoding aspartate/glutamate racemase family protein, whose amino-acid sequence MIACNTVHKVADYIQSQISIPLLHIADLCAGSITGLGIQTVGLLGTRHTTEGNFSKVGLKSILPSRPSSLMKRNVNISMLSLRTNFVKGYFFQKQM is encoded by the coding sequence ATGATCGCCTGCAATACAGTGCACAAGGTTGCTGACTACATCCAATCCCAAATCAGCATCCCACTGCTTCATATTGCAGATCTGTGCGCCGGTTCGATAACCGGCCTCGGCATCCAGACCGTTGGTCTTTTGGGTACCCGACATACGACCGAAGGTAATTTTTCAAAGGTCGGCTTAAAGAGCATTTTGCCATCGAGACCATCGTCCCTGATGAAAAGGAACGTGAATATCTCCATGCTGTCATTGCGGACGAATTTTGTAAAGGGATATTTCTTCCAGAAACAAATGTGA
- a CDS encoding helix-turn-helix domain-containing protein has translation MCPKENAAQIQSQIRALQDTIYVIGGKWKLPIIHSICKGNKRFTDIQHSIPGITKRMLSRSLKELEDNKLIVRNVDPDFTATIEYEFTQYALEYGKLILDMIRWGENHHKVITGKGTKR, from the coding sequence ATGTGCCCAAAGGAAAACGCAGCCCAAATTCAGTCCCAGATCAGGGCGTTGCAGGATACGATCTACGTGATCGGCGGTAAATGGAAACTGCCGATCATCCATTCCATTTGTAAAGGGAACAAACGGTTTACCGATATTCAACACAGTATACCTGGCATCACCAAACGGATGTTGTCCAGAAGTTTGAAAGAATTGGAAGACAATAAATTGATCGTCAGGAATGTCGATCCCGATTTTACGGCGACTATCGAATACGAGTTCACCCAATACGCTCTTGAATATGGGAAGCTGATATTAGATATGATCCGGTGGGGAGAAAACCATCATAAGGTGATCACTGGTAAAGGCACAAAGCGCTGA
- a CDS encoding serine hydrolase domain-containing protein: protein MGDGYTRAGKLTFDFEPGTQTQYSGEGLEYLKHALVKKFKLPFEEIVGKYLLKPDKMIDTRFYWDKNMDEGRFAVAHDRNGEPLPIKKYTQSSAADLLMTTIADYTRFGANVLNKNGLSDHVYREMVTFQDQKQTYGLGWQLFKELKNDEFAIMHSGADPGVRTIIILLPKSQRGIVIFTNSDTGMSLIKNILSRSLDLGDEIIERAK, encoded by the coding sequence ATTGGCGATGGTTACACAAGAGCCGGCAAGCTGACCTTCGATTTTGAACCAGGAACGCAAACGCAATATTCCGGAGAAGGACTTGAATATTTGAAACATGCGTTGGTAAAAAAGTTCAAGTTGCCGTTCGAGGAAATCGTCGGGAAATATCTTCTCAAACCCGACAAGATGATCGACACCCGATTTTACTGGGATAAAAACATGGACGAGGGCCGGTTTGCGGTAGCACACGACCGTAATGGAGAACCGCTCCCGATTAAAAAGTATACGCAATCGTCTGCCGCAGATTTGCTAATGACCACTATCGCCGACTATACCCGATTTGGAGCCAACGTATTGAATAAAAATGGATTAAGTGATCATGTGTATCGCGAAATGGTCACGTTTCAAGATCAAAAGCAGACATACGGATTGGGATGGCAGCTCTTTAAAGAGCTGAAAAACGATGAATTTGCGATAATGCATTCCGGGGCCGATCCCGGCGTGCGGACCATTATCATACTATTGCCAAAGTCGCAGAGAGGGATCGTAATATTCACCAACAGCGATACCGGCATGTCTTTGATTAAAAATATTCTGAGCCGGTCACTTGATCTGGGTGATGAAATAATTGAGCGTGCGAAATAA
- a CDS encoding IS3 family transposase, with amino-acid sequence MEKRGLVSPEYPELSVSAQCKLIGLQRSSYYFRPRGQSLLNQRLMKAIDRQFLECPFYGVERMRDYLIGLGYPVGVKRVRRLYRLMNLRTIYPKRNLSKSKPTDYKYPYLLKGLKIERPNQVWQADISYIPMFRGFMYMFAIIDVYSRRIVGWSISNTMSMEWCRETLLDTIRTQGKPEIFNTDQGSQFTSQGFIKPLLEKGIQISMDGKGRALDNVFIERFWRSLKQEYIYLNPPNGGMDLYRGVKAYVEFYNRRRKHTGTGYIPDELFFQINAKAS; translated from the coding sequence ATGGAGAAACGCGGACTTGTTTCCCCTGAGTACCCTGAGCTAAGCGTCTCGGCACAGTGCAAATTGATTGGTTTACAGCGTAGTAGCTATTACTTTAGGCCGAGAGGTCAGTCTCTGTTAAACCAGCGATTGATGAAGGCCATTGATCGCCAGTTTCTAGAGTGCCCGTTTTATGGCGTAGAACGCATGCGTGATTACCTGATCGGACTGGGATATCCTGTTGGTGTGAAGCGGGTGAGAAGACTTTATAGACTTATGAATTTGCGCACAATTTATCCCAAGCGCAATCTAAGCAAATCCAAACCAACAGATTACAAATATCCATATTTGCTGAAGGGGTTGAAGATTGAGCGCCCCAATCAGGTCTGGCAAGCCGATATATCTTATATTCCAATGTTCAGAGGATTTATGTACATGTTCGCCATTATTGACGTTTACAGCCGTCGAATTGTGGGATGGAGTATCTCCAATACAATGAGTATGGAATGGTGCCGGGAAACGCTTTTGGATACGATCCGTACACAGGGAAAGCCCGAAATATTCAATACCGACCAGGGTAGCCAATTCACAAGTCAGGGTTTTATTAAGCCGCTCTTAGAGAAAGGGATACAAATTTCTATGGACGGAAAAGGACGGGCCCTAGACAATGTTTTCATCGAAAGATTTTGGAGGTCGCTCAAACAAGAGTACATATACTTAAATCCTCCAAATGGCGGGATGGATTTGTATCGGGGAGTAAAAGCATATGTGGAATTTTACAACCGTCGACGCAAACACACAGGAACCGGGTACATTCCCGATGAATTGTTTTTCCAGATCAATGCAAAAGCATCCTAA
- a CDS encoding Crp/Fnr family transcriptional regulator gives MSDILSHSSHGPTNTDPVDKRNVANIISGIRRYYPVSDRSIDELIPHLAPRYLPKHHILTSPGVRDNFVYFIEQGCARTYMLINGKEVTNWFSKEGDITFSSHSLYHRMPGLEYVQLMEDSLIYLMRIEQLNKLYQTNIEIANWSRVIHQEVLLQMQTLRLDRLSLTAKERYEKFLAQNRGLIHRVNLGFIASYLGMTQQHLSVLRAEG, from the coding sequence ATGTCCGACATTTTGTCTCATTCCTCGCATGGGCCAACCAACACAGATCCGGTGGACAAGCGCAATGTTGCCAATATCATCAGCGGTATCCGGCGATACTATCCAGTATCAGACCGCTCCATCGACGAGCTGATTCCCCACCTCGCCCCCAGGTATCTGCCCAAGCACCATATCCTGACGTCGCCCGGCGTGCGGGACAATTTTGTGTATTTCATCGAGCAGGGCTGCGCACGCACATACATGCTCATTAACGGCAAGGAGGTAACCAACTGGTTCAGTAAAGAAGGCGACATCACCTTTTCCTCCCATTCGCTCTACCACCGGATGCCTGGGCTTGAATACGTTCAGCTGATGGAAGACTCGCTGATCTACCTCATGCGCATTGAGCAATTGAACAAACTCTACCAAACAAACATCGAAATTGCGAACTGGTCCAGGGTGATCCACCAAGAGGTACTGCTGCAAATGCAGACGCTGCGCCTGGACCGGTTGTCGCTGACCGCCAAGGAACGGTATGAGAAATTTCTCGCGCAAAACCGAGGACTGATCCACCGCGTCAACCTGGGCTTCATTGCCTCCTATCTCGGTATGACGCAGCAGCATTTGAGTGTTTTGCGAGCGGAAGGATGA
- a CDS encoding site-specific integrase — translation MEGIAGEKENSPTNDCLRNGVLTCLSDDELKALKTTEWSPRLQRVVDGFLFMCYTGLHIADYQKLNNNNVRNYQGQKFIEYRRQKNDQPAIVPIGKEAQALIDKYGSVDDLPRISSQKQNDYLKVIAERIGTDKHLTNKVARKTFTDMSINQRGMSFEAVASMLGHASTDFVKVYGRVRENRIFAEWRG, via the coding sequence ATGGAAGGAATCGCTGGCGAAAAAGAAAATTCACCAACAAATGACTGTCTGAGAAACGGGGTACTTACATGCCTGAGTGATGATGAACTCAAAGCACTCAAAACGACGGAATGGAGCCCCAGATTGCAACGCGTTGTGGATGGCTTCCTTTTCATGTGCTACACTGGGTTGCACATTGCAGATTATCAAAAACTTAACAACAATAACGTCCGAAACTATCAAGGGCAAAAATTCATTGAATATCGACGTCAAAAAAATGACCAGCCTGCAATAGTCCCCATTGGTAAAGAGGCCCAGGCACTTATAGATAAATATGGATCGGTTGACGACTTGCCTCGGATCAGCTCGCAAAAGCAGAACGATTACTTAAAGGTTATCGCCGAGCGAATTGGAACCGACAAACACCTGACAAATAAAGTCGCACGTAAAACATTCACGGATATGTCGATCAATCAGAGAGGGATGTCGTTCGAGGCAGTCGCAAGCATGCTTGGACACGCATCTACCGACTTTGTTAAAGTGTACGGTCGGGTACGAGAGAATCGAATTTTTGCCGAATGGAGAGGATAA
- a CDS encoding PaaI family thioesterase: MRLRNTHHDAENAEVLAVEFNVNFLRPANTDKLLAIGKVLKSGKTLTVGEGYVYDSDQNILIAKMTATMISVY; this comes from the coding sequence CTGCGGCTACGCAACACTCACCATGATGCGGAAAATGCCGAAGTTTTGGCAGTTGAATTTAACGTAAATTTTTTAAGGCCTGCCAACACGGATAAGCTCCTTGCAATAGGGAAAGTACTGAAATCCGGGAAAACTCTGACCGTCGGTGAAGGATATGTCTACGATTCGGATCAAAATATACTGATTGCAAAAATGACTGCCACAATGATTTCAGTATATTAA
- a CDS encoding transposase, which translates to MKKERRKFSASFKAKVAIEAIKEVQTVQELASKYEIHPTQIAAWKREFLEKAELVFSKEAPTTGNESENTKEKELYSKIGELQVQVDFLKKVLGK; encoded by the coding sequence ATGAAAAAGGAACGTAGAAAATTCAGTGCGAGCTTCAAAGCCAAAGTGGCTATTGAAGCGATTAAAGAGGTTCAGACCGTGCAGGAATTGGCCTCCAAGTACGAGATTCATCCAACACAGATAGCTGCCTGGAAGCGAGAGTTTCTGGAAAAGGCTGAATTAGTTTTCAGTAAAGAGGCACCCACCACTGGTAATGAATCCGAAAACACAAAAGAGAAGGAATTGTATTCTAAAATCGGTGAACTTCAAGTCCAAGTCGATTTTTTAAAAAAGGTCTTGGGGAAATGA
- a CDS encoding sugar O-acetyltransferase, which yields MKTELEKCLDGDLFNTANPEILACIHHARKLCGEYNLLPADDKTARQQVLTRLLGKTGANVNIDIPFYCDYGRHISVGDNVIINMNCTLVDCNRITIGNNVLIASNVQIYTATHPVAPDQRLVENWDKNASIPFFRTYALQVIIEDNVWIGGGAIILPGVTIGRNSVIGAGSVVTRSIPANSVAVGNPCRVIREVQV from the coding sequence ATGAAAACCGAACTGGAAAAATGCCTGGATGGCGATCTATTCAATACCGCCAATCCAGAAATCCTGGCCTGCATTCATCACGCACGCAAGCTATGCGGAGAATATAACCTGCTGCCTGCCGACGACAAAACGGCCCGGCAACAGGTCCTGACCAGACTACTGGGCAAAACAGGCGCCAACGTCAATATTGACATCCCCTTTTATTGCGACTATGGAAGGCACATTTCGGTGGGAGACAATGTGATTATCAACATGAACTGCACCCTGGTGGATTGCAACCGAATCACCATCGGGAACAATGTGTTGATCGCCTCCAATGTCCAGATTTACACGGCTACCCACCCTGTCGCCCCTGACCAGCGGCTGGTAGAGAACTGGGATAAAAATGCATCCATTCCATTTTTTCGAACCTATGCATTGCAAGTTATCATCGAAGACAATGTGTGGATCGGCGGCGGGGCCATCATCCTGCCGGGCGTTACGATCGGCCGCAATTCAGTCATTGGCGCCGGCAGCGTCGTGACCAGGTCGATACCCGCCAACTCGGTCGCGGTCGGCAATCCCTGCCGCGTTATCCGCGAAGTTCAAGTTTAA
- a CDS encoding DinB family protein: MKRQFHITFGHTKDHSVDYLIGILQDTRLTTIQTIRKLTTAQIDWQFAPGWNTIGALLSHIEAIEHFFRIEFVLGRKLTAEENDFWTPALDMGEHIPKLMTGKAIEDYIGNLTTSRQMLIDSIRDLSFEELTQKIDGYYDEQTGCNLAWALYHMAEDEIYHRGQISMLRKLHAAQQIT; the protein is encoded by the coding sequence ATGAAAAGACAGTTTCACATTACATTCGGGCACACGAAAGACCATTCGGTAGATTACCTTATCGGTATATTACAGGATACGCGCCTGACGACAATTCAAACAATTCGAAAGCTGACAACAGCTCAGATCGACTGGCAATTTGCGCCCGGCTGGAATACGATCGGCGCGCTGCTGTCGCATATAGAGGCGATCGAGCACTTTTTCCGTATCGAATTTGTCCTCGGAAGAAAGCTCACAGCGGAGGAAAACGACTTTTGGACGCCCGCCCTTGACATGGGCGAGCACATTCCCAAGCTCATGACCGGTAAAGCGATCGAGGATTACATCGGGAACCTGACCACCTCCCGCCAGATGCTGATCGACAGTATCCGGGATTTGAGCTTCGAAGAGCTGACGCAGAAAATCGACGGCTATTATGATGAGCAGACGGGCTGTAATCTGGCGTGGGCGCTTTACCACATGGCCGAAGATGAGATCTACCACCGCGGACAGATCAGCATGCTGCGTAAGCTCCACGCGGCGCAGCAGATAACGTAG
- a CDS encoding TetR/AcrR family transcriptional regulator, producing the protein MARNRNFEEHEILDKAIELFKVRGYRGTTPDDLVNTLGISRSSLYNTFGDKHSLLLKALLRYHQKTVVSLQEIIANTREPLAGIRLIFKLSIEGTYPGGIPEGCFLINSIIEFGPDEPAAVEIVKKSMDATRRALLHFVADGKKTGQFFDSLDAETMADYLQNCINGIVVSAKAGMSQAACERMVESTLLFLH; encoded by the coding sequence ATGGCTAGAAACCGGAACTTCGAGGAGCATGAAATTTTAGATAAGGCAATCGAGCTATTCAAGGTTCGCGGATACCGCGGTACTACACCGGATGATCTGGTGAACACGTTAGGCATCAGCAGGTCGAGCCTGTACAACACTTTTGGGGACAAGCATTCATTGCTGCTCAAAGCACTTCTCAGGTATCACCAGAAGACAGTCGTTTCTTTGCAAGAAATTATTGCGAACACCCGGGAGCCGTTGGCGGGCATCAGACTGATTTTTAAATTATCGATCGAGGGCACGTATCCGGGGGGTATACCTGAGGGCTGTTTTTTAATCAACTCGATTATAGAGTTTGGTCCCGACGAGCCGGCAGCAGTTGAAATCGTCAAGAAAAGTATGGATGCTACCAGGAGGGCGTTATTGCACTTTGTGGCCGATGGCAAAAAAACGGGGCAGTTTTTTGACAGCCTTGATGCTGAGACTATGGCGGACTATTTACAGAACTGTATTAATGGGATCGTTGTCTCGGCCAAAGCCGGAATGAGCCAGGCCGCTTGTGAACGAATGGTTGAAAGCACACTGCTATTCCTGCATTAA